One region of Exiguobacterium acetylicum genomic DNA includes:
- a CDS encoding lysylphosphatidylglycerol synthase transmembrane domain-containing protein codes for MASKPLIRTFLYLTLTGLVIFLLLRFFLELPVSYRYIEALFKSPWTILATLTYAIAFYLRAVAWRRADAKRAPTAVYLSSLYLGLTINHLSPVKLGEMIRLVTARAVGSPWKQTSAIFVLQRSIDLIVLCTFILIGWLFHPIVLLVALLATALLFVLRRHVPHLPSLVLFGTLAWTVEALAVFLLLHGAGIDVSFPTTLIAMSAGVLSGVIQFTPGGLGTYELAMGTVLRQAGVAHAYDVALMTHFFKYAFAFLIPLYVLIRHPATLRLLVRQLKYTDWKGGRR; via the coding sequence GTGGCATCAAAACCGCTGATTCGAACGTTTCTGTACCTGACGCTTACCGGACTTGTCATCTTTTTACTGCTCCGTTTTTTCTTGGAGTTACCGGTTTCGTATCGGTACATTGAAGCTTTATTCAAGAGTCCGTGGACGATCCTTGCGACCTTGACGTATGCGATCGCCTTTTATTTACGGGCGGTCGCCTGGCGCCGCGCCGATGCAAAACGTGCACCGACCGCTGTATACCTGTCGAGCCTGTATCTCGGACTGACGATCAATCATCTCTCACCGGTCAAACTGGGAGAGATGATCCGACTCGTGACGGCGAGAGCCGTCGGAAGTCCATGGAAGCAGACGAGCGCGATCTTCGTCTTACAACGAAGTATTGACTTGATCGTTCTGTGTACCTTCATTTTGATCGGTTGGTTGTTTCACCCGATCGTCTTGCTCGTCGCGCTCCTTGCGACCGCGTTATTGTTCGTGTTACGCCGACATGTTCCGCATCTCCCATCGCTCGTTCTGTTCGGAACGCTCGCTTGGACCGTCGAGGCTCTCGCCGTCTTCCTCCTCTTGCACGGAGCCGGTATCGATGTGTCTTTCCCGACGACATTGATCGCGATGAGTGCCGGTGTCCTGTCTGGTGTGATTCAATTCACGCCGGGTGGACTCGGTACGTACGAACTCGCGATGGGTACGGTGTTACGGCAAGCCGGTGTTGCTCATGCGTACGATGTTGCCTTGATGACGCACTTCTTTAAATATGCCTTTGCTTTTCTCATCCCGCTGTACGTTCTCATTCGGCATCCGGCTACACTTCGGTTGTTGGTTCGTCAGCTCAAATACACTGATTGGAAAGGAGGAAGACGATGA